DNA sequence from the Alkaliphilus metalliredigens QYMF genome:
AGGAGTATCATAAAGGAAAACCTTTTCAGAATACGGCTTAAAGCTAGAATTTTGCAATATATAAGTGTGCTGAAAAAGCAAATCTCAAACAAAGTTAGGATTCAACTATTGAAAGGTGGTGATTGTTATTTTAATCAATATCATTATGGGTGCAGTATGGATCATTTTTTCCATCGTAGCGTATACACAAATAGGTGGTTTGCCAGCTCAGTCTGCTTTATTTCCAAAAGTAATCGTGTATGGCATTGGCATTACAGGCGTTTTAATAATTATCGATTCTCTAGTGAAAGTTAAAAAAGGTATTAAAACAGATGAATCCACTTTAACCAAAAGCGTACTTGTTTTCCAAATACTTATTCCTGGTTCGCTCTTATTTATTACCTATAATCTGTTAACGGTATTTGGATTTTATGTTTCGGGATTC
Encoded proteins:
- a CDS encoding tripartite tricarboxylate transporter TctB family protein: MGAVWIIFSIVAYTQIGGLPAQSALFPKVIVYGIGITGVLIIIDSLVKVKKGIKTDESTLTKSVLVFQILIPGSLLFITYNLLTVFGFYVSGFFLIMAVFFYQTYRANNTKMNLRHFLRGLIFATLNIATMYIIFTVLLGLPVPRGSFFN